The following coding sequences are from one Gossypium raimondii isolate GPD5lz chromosome 4, ASM2569854v1, whole genome shotgun sequence window:
- the LOC105766633 gene encoding WD repeat-containing protein LWD1, whose translation MQSPTERKTGVYTYIGQWPIYSVAWSVRNDKRSRLAIGSFLEDYSNKVELVQFNLHTSDFTTDNRLVFDHPYAPTNLMFFPSEDTSNPDMIATSGDYLRLWEIHDDHIELKSLLNGNKSSEFNSAITSFDWADFDTRRVATSSVDTTCTIWDIEREAVDTQLVAHDKEVFDISWGGFNVFASVSGDGSVRVFDLRDKERSTIIYENPIPETPLLRVEWNKADPRFMATVGMDSNKIVIVDIRFPTTPLMELCRHKGSVNAISWAPLMGKQLCSAGDDSRALIWEVVGSNYRAENGVAVMEPEMWYGSAAEINHARWSPIELDWIAIAFLNKLQLLKV comes from the coding sequence ATGCAAAGCCCCACAGAGAGGAAAACAGGGGTCTACACATACATAGGTCAATGGCCAATTTACTCCGTGGCATGGTCCGTCCGCAACGACAAAAGATCGCGCCTTGCCATCGGCAGTTTCCTCGAAGACTACAGCAACAAGGTGGAACTGGTTCAGTTCAATCTCCACACATCCGATTTCACGACTGACAACCGGTTAGTTTTCGATCACCCTTACGCTCCCACCAACCTAATGTTCTTTCCGTCCGAGGATACCTCCAATCCCGATATGATTGCCACGTCCGGCGACTACCTTCGTCTTTGGGAAATCCACGACGATCATATCGAGCTTAAGTCCTTGCTTAATGGCAACAAGAGCAGCGAATTCAATTCTGCCATAACTTCCTTCGATTGGGCTGATTTCGACACCCGCCGTGTGGCCACCTCCAGTGTCGACACTACTTGTACCATTTGGGACATTGAGAGGGAGGCTGTAGACACTCAATTAGTTGCGCACGACAAGGAAGTGTTCGACATTTCGTGGGGCGGGTTCAATGTGTTTGCATCCGTGTCTGGAGACGGGTCTGTAAGAGTTTTCGACTTGCGAGACAAAGAACGATCGACAATAATTTACGAAAACCCGATCCCCGAAACTCCATTGCTGAGGGTAGAATGGAACAAGGCAGACCCTAGGTTCATGGCAACAGTAGGGATGGATAGCAATAAAATTGTGATAGTTGACATCCGGTTTCCGACAACACCATTGATGGAATTATGTAGGCATAAAGGGAGTGTTAACGCTATTTCATGGGCGCCATTGATGGGAAAACAGCTTTGTTCGGCTGGAGATGATTCGAGGGCTCTAATATGGGAGGTGGTGGGCTCCAATTATCGAGCAGAAAATGGAGTTGCAGTGATGGAACCAGAGATGTGGTATGGATCAGCGGCTGAGATCAATCATGCTCGATGGTCTCCAATTGAGTTGGATTGGATTGCTATAGCTTTTCTCAACAAATTGCAGCTGTTGAAAGTTTAA